The genomic window TCTGATGCAGTCGGCCGGCAAGATGGGTTGCTCTGGTACAAGGACAGTGGCCAGCACACAACTGGGGAGTTCTCCATGGCTGTTGTCCAGGCAAACAACTTGCTTGAGGACCAGAGCCAGATTGAGTCAGGTCCACTCAGCTCACTTGAGTCAGGGCCATACGGGACCTTCGTCGGGATCTATGATGGGCATGGTGGCCCGGAGACATCCCGATATATCAATGATCATCTCTTCCACCATGTCAAAAGTAAGGTTCTGCAGATGGAGCTTTGATGCTTTAGTAATTTTTCTGTAGTAATTTTTCTATCTTAATGAGTTgatatttttttgtttctttgctTCGATCTGCTTGGAGGCATATGAATTTTATCATTTATAGCATCAGTAGTCGATTTTGAATGGTTAAAAATGCATCTTTTCTCCCTACTAGAAGGCTGCGAATGCTGATACTTTCTTTCATCTGTTGAAAATATGTTAATATGATCCATGATCATGTCACTGCTCAAGAAATGGGCTTTATTTTGTTGCCTCTAAAATTTGGATTGTGTGCTAGTTTTTGTTTTCATTTTACTCAGCATCAAGTATATGTGCTATCTCATCTGGATCTGAATAATCTGTGGGATTTGGATTCTAGTGAGCTTCTTGATAGAACTAGTAATTGGAACTTATTACAACactggttcttttttttttttttttttgcaccttTGGAATTTTTATCAGTATATCTGGAAGCATGGTGTTAGGACTATATACAATGATTTTTTACTTGGCCATACTTATCATTGTTTATGCCTTTTCACCTCCAAAAGGGTATGTTACTGGAGGCGCACTTTTGTATTTCCTGTCATTGAGTGTGCCCCTTGACAGTAGCATCGATTCTTGCCAGGATTTGCATCTGAGCAACAGTCAATGTCAGCTGAAGTTCTAAGGAAGGCATTCCAAGCTACAGAAGAAGGGTTCTTTTCTCTGGTCACTAAACAGTGGCTTATGAAACCTCAGATTGCAGCTGTTGGCTCTTGCTGCCTGGTTGGTGTGATCTGCGGCGGAACCCTTTATGTTGCTAATGTTGGAGATTCCCGTGTTGTTTTAGGGAGGCTTGTCAAGGCAACTGGTGAGGTTCTTGCAATGCAGTTATCAATGGAGCACAATGTGGGCATCGAGTCTGTTAGACAAGAATTATATTCATTGCATCCAGATGATTCACAGATTGTAGTTTTGAAACATAATGTTTGGCGTGTGAAGGGCCTTATCCAGGTATTCATTCCATACTGTGGTCATATGGTGATATTTATTGGGTTGTCATATTTACTTTGAAGCACTGAGGCAAAACAATCTTGTCCTTGTATAAGCCTTGTCATTACGATTAGCTGGATGTTTGTATGCATGTTCGTTATATCTATGGTGTTATCCTTTCAAATTCTCTGTAGATGTTTTTTTGGCTGCCTCCAGCTTCAAGGTTACAGATAGATATGTCGAGAATCATGAAAATTTTCTAGCCTATTTTCTATATCTTCCCACCTGTAATGTCTCAGCCATTGCTCAAAGAATTTATGGGTACATCAGATGTCAAAGTCTGTACGTTTTTTGTTTTGcaagatcttttttttctctggtGTTTATTTAATTTCTTTGAGGAATTTTGCTGCTTAATCTTTTCCGAAACATAACATCATTTAGCCATTCATATTGCTGGTGCACATTATACATAGGTGCAACACAATCTGACTCCTAGTGTTGGCAAAGTTATAGTGGTGATTTGCTTTCTCCATATTTGCTTATAACTTAACAAGTTCTGTCCAAAATATTCACCCTGGCAAAGATCTCAGATTTATATTGGTGTTGACGCTTCTTATCTCAGTTTATACAGTGTGTATAAAATCTCGGCCCTTATTCTCTGGTCTAAGATACAGCAATAAAGTCAGGATATAGGACAATATGATATCAAAGCATCAGCTCACAATTGAGATTCTTCAGTCACTTTTTAACTATATCAGATATGCTCTTTTAATTcataaatctcaaaatcaatGCTTTGGAAATAAGTGGTGAAACCCGAGCCGAGCTTGATCAAGCTTCGCTTGAAATTATTTTTGAGCTTGAATTTTCAGATCAAGCTTGGTTCATTTATCATTTGACTGAGCCTAATTTCAGCTTGATTTTGAACCCAGCTAAAGATGACCTGATCAATCAGCTGGATTATTTGAAACAAGTTGAAATCAATTCAAGCTTGTATCAAGCTTGACACAAGATCAACTGAAGAACAGTTTAAGTTTGAATTAACATATAACTGATTTAAACAATTGAATTTAGAAAATAATTAACACTTAATCATAAAACatgaatctaaaaatttatgaaacacATAATTAGATACTTTATCACTTCATAAAACATAATAATTTAACTAAGCCATCAATGGAATtgtttatattattatagtacatATTATACATAATATTATAATCTATAATATTTTCAAGCCTCAGCAAGCTGAGCTAAAATAGTAGTTCGCATGTAAATATGATTATAGGCTCAGGTTCAGCTCAAGAATTGGCTTGTCAAGTTGCTTATGCTGCAAACTTAAGCCATCACGTTAAGCTTGGCTCACTGTACGTACCCACATGCACCTGCATGTgtgcaacacacacacacacagagtgagagagagagagaatctatGAATATATCTTTTGGGGATTTGCTAAAGCATCAGTTAGACAAAAACTGGATGGTGCCAATAAAGTTCATGTAGTTACTTATTACAAGGCATTTACTTTGAGAATCCAGACCATTGATTATGATCTAAGCCTCTTAGAATGCTTGCAAATGAGAATTCATCTATTAAATCAAACTGAAAAGTCATAATG from Elaeis guineensis isolate ETL-2024a chromosome 4, EG11, whole genome shotgun sequence includes these protein-coding regions:
- the LOC105042553 gene encoding probable protein phosphatase 2C 60, translating into MSEAWMNFVRACWGPSSAQYIHSGSDAVGRQDGLLWYKDSGQHTTGEFSMAVVQANNLLEDQSQIESGPLSSLESGPYGTFVGIYDGHGGPETSRYINDHLFHHVKRFASEQQSMSAEVLRKAFQATEEGFFSLVTKQWLMKPQIAAVGSCCLVGVICGGTLYVANVGDSRVVLGRLVKATGEVLAMQLSMEHNVGIESVRQELYSLHPDDSQIVVLKHNVWRVKGLIQVSRSIGDIYLKKPEYNREPLYVKFRLREPFKRPILSSEPSILVQPLQLQDQFLIFASDGLWEHISNQEAVDIVQNHPRSGSARRLVKAALQEAAKKREMRYSDLKKIDRGVRRHFHDDITVVVVYLDSNLVSRATSNKGPTLSVRGGGITLPANSLAPCMTPTELSNS